The following proteins are co-located in the Candidatus Paracaedibacter acanthamoebae genome:
- a CDS encoding zinc ABC transporter substrate-binding protein — protein MRLLVLFLICLTSAMAKTSSQSISNLSSPPKVLVTIKPIHSLVAAVMEGVGTPELLIEANSSAHTHQLKPTEAIKLNAAQVIIWVGPIYETAIQKSIDAVRKSVQLITVSDLQGIHLLPARSFRHPVDGCAADLWQCHLGHHHHDGDHHHEISGKDGHLWLAAPNAKVIVKGIAAQLSQLDQRNAPHYLANSKKIIKKIDELHADITQEMKTVKGSKYLTYHDFTQYFDMAYGTECVGAVRVNPEVEPTAADLQDVRREVSHGAKAIFSEPQFDTKTIRTIADDTNVIYAQLDGLGFGLEAGPNLYFEMMRRFASDMKKALQSEECGR, from the coding sequence ATGCGTCTTTTAGTTTTATTTTTAATATGTTTGACCAGTGCAATGGCTAAGACTTCCTCCCAATCTATTTCTAATTTGTCGAGCCCTCCCAAGGTTTTGGTAACCATTAAGCCAATTCATTCGCTGGTGGCAGCTGTTATGGAAGGTGTCGGAACCCCTGAACTTTTGATTGAGGCTAATTCTTCTGCTCATACCCATCAATTGAAGCCAACCGAAGCGATAAAGTTGAATGCTGCCCAAGTTATTATTTGGGTCGGTCCTATTTATGAGACAGCAATACAAAAATCTATTGATGCTGTCAGAAAATCTGTGCAACTAATAACGGTATCAGATTTACAAGGAATACATTTGCTGCCGGCAAGATCATTTCGTCATCCTGTAGACGGTTGTGCTGCTGATTTGTGGCAATGTCATTTGGGACACCACCACCACGATGGAGATCATCATCATGAAATATCAGGAAAAGACGGCCATTTATGGCTTGCTGCTCCTAATGCAAAAGTTATTGTTAAAGGGATTGCCGCGCAATTATCGCAACTTGATCAGCGGAACGCGCCGCATTATTTGGCAAATTCTAAAAAAATTATAAAGAAAATTGATGAGCTGCACGCTGATATTACACAGGAAATGAAAACAGTAAAGGGTTCTAAGTACCTGACTTATCATGATTTTACACAGTATTTTGATATGGCTTATGGAACTGAGTGCGTGGGTGCCGTTCGCGTTAATCCAGAGGTTGAGCCAACCGCCGCAGATCTGCAGGATGTGCGACGCGAGGTTTCTCATGGCGCTAAAGCCATCTTTTCTGAGCCACAGTTTGATACAAAGACTATTCGCACCATTGCAGACGATACCAATGTCATTTATGCTCAGTTAGATGGATTAGGGTTTGGCCTGGAAGCAGGACCTAATCTTTACTTTGAGATGATGCGACGCTTTGCCAGCGATATGAAAAAGGCGCTTCAGTCGGAAGAATGTGGTAGGTAA
- a CDS encoding alpha/beta fold hydrolase, whose product MKLICWHGWGYDNTFFAPLMKILTDVDIICVNEGYFGAPYIPPVANDVAIGIGHSQGFSRLIQTFPNLQGYVSLNGFTQFMRSQNFPNGTPKAMLGAMIQQYQRHPDVVLQTFYERTGHPHLGAPLHRNDELLRQNLTALRSLSIKLPEAPILAIAGTDDLITPVTLQQDCFSKLHLIENANHSLLPTHATVCATLIRSFIESIAS is encoded by the coding sequence ATGAAACTAATTTGTTGGCATGGTTGGGGCTATGATAACACATTTTTTGCGCCCTTAATGAAGATTCTCACAGATGTTGACATTATCTGCGTTAATGAAGGATATTTTGGTGCACCCTATATCCCCCCGGTGGCAAATGACGTTGCAATTGGTATTGGACATTCCCAAGGATTCTCTCGCCTTATCCAAACATTCCCTAACCTCCAGGGATATGTGAGTCTCAATGGGTTTACGCAATTTATGCGGAGCCAAAATTTTCCCAATGGCACACCAAAAGCAATGTTGGGCGCTATGATTCAGCAATACCAGCGTCATCCCGATGTCGTTTTACAAACATTTTATGAGCGCACAGGTCACCCCCATTTAGGAGCCCCCCTCCATCGTAATGATGAATTATTGCGGCAAAATCTCACAGCCTTGCGGTCCTTAAGCATAAAATTGCCAGAAGCACCCATTTTGGCTATTGCCGGGACTGATGATTTAATCACCCCCGTCACGCTCCAACAAGACTGTTTTTCAAAGCTGCATCTCATTGAGAACGCCAACCATAGCTTGCTTCCAACTCATGCAACTGTATGTGCCACCTTAATTCGCAGTTTCATTGAAAGTATTGCCTCATGA
- a CDS encoding methyltransferase domain-containing protein — MKTLIRHNFSRAASTYNEFGRTQHEIATDFARNLSQLKPPSSILEIGCGTGFLSNYLSDYACPLILSDLAADMVAKLNMSAGLPVVFDGEHFPFKASFDWIVSSLAFQWFQHPEKTLPMLKEQCKTLAFTTLGNNNFHEWKKFCTLNNIEDRTRPMLSAADLKTILGPDIHIEETYYPEYHPDWLSFWNGIYKIGAHTSLQPKITRISKSLLQQEPVICSYHVLTVITQ; from the coding sequence ATGAAAACCCTGATTCGTCACAATTTTTCCCGCGCTGCCTCCACCTATAATGAATTTGGCAGAACCCAACACGAGATTGCGACTGATTTTGCCCGCAACTTATCCCAGCTGAAGCCCCCCTCATCAATCTTAGAAATTGGCTGCGGCACAGGTTTTTTAAGCAATTATTTAAGCGACTATGCTTGTCCGCTAATTTTAAGCGATTTAGCCGCTGACATGGTTGCAAAACTTAATATGTCCGCCGGACTACCTGTGGTATTTGATGGGGAACATTTTCCCTTTAAAGCATCCTTTGATTGGATTGTTAGTTCTTTAGCTTTTCAATGGTTTCAGCATCCAGAAAAAACTCTTCCGATGCTCAAGGAACAGTGTAAAACTTTGGCCTTTACGACATTGGGGAATAATAACTTTCACGAGTGGAAAAAATTTTGTACCTTAAATAACATTGAAGATCGCACCCGACCTATGTTATCGGCTGCGGATCTAAAAACAATATTGGGGCCGGATATCCATATTGAAGAAACTTATTATCCTGAATATCACCCTGATTGGCTGTCTTTTTGGAATGGTATTTATAAAATTGGGGCCCATACCAGCTTGCAGCCTAAGATAACTCGGATTTCAAAATCTCTATTGCAGCAGGAACCCGTCATCTGTAGTTACCATGTTCTAACAGTTATAACTCAATAG
- a CDS encoding OmpA family protein, which translates to MRNKLLSAIALGVLLAGCECSPEASMEAGSAPVPGSAEDFKANVKDRVFFAFNKHNVSAESDRVLEAQAAWFKTYPNTTAVVEGHADARGTREYNLALGKRRAHAAHVSLTKHGVEKKRLKEVSYGKDRPFVADATTEEAHAQNRVAVTVVN; encoded by the coding sequence ATGCGTAACAAGTTACTTTCTGCGATTGCACTAGGTGTTCTTCTTGCAGGTTGTGAATGCTCACCAGAAGCCAGCATGGAAGCAGGTTCAGCTCCTGTTCCAGGTTCTGCTGAAGATTTCAAAGCCAATGTAAAAGACCGCGTTTTCTTCGCATTCAACAAGCACAATGTTTCTGCTGAATCTGATCGCGTTCTCGAAGCTCAAGCAGCTTGGTTCAAAACCTATCCAAATACAACTGCCGTTGTTGAAGGTCATGCTGACGCTCGTGGAACACGTGAATACAACTTGGCTCTAGGTAAGCGTCGTGCGCATGCAGCACACGTCAGCTTAACTAAGCACGGTGTTGAGAAGAAGCGTTTGAAAGAAGTTTCTTACGGTAAAGACCGTCCATTTGTTGCTGATGCAACAACAGAAGAAGCACACGCCCAAAACCGCGTTGCTGTTACTGTTGTTAACTAA
- a CDS encoding 4-(cytidine 5'-diphospho)-2-C-methyl-D-erythritol kinase, with amino-acid sequence MKLTAHAKVNLMLHVTGKGEDGYHYLQSVFAFTQFGDDIIIGPAMTTTIAFSGEFANFIEPGKDSISQALDWYFDHFKLAPRSYRIEVTKNIPVAAGLGGGTSDAAAVLAYLFRHDYPQATAAMCWDFIKETGGLGADVPVSLAFHLGLGKIFWVEGSGREGSCQPLKVRDLARQFVLVNPGVPLSTAEVFANLEGRFDPPIQPPEILTQDFLRHTRNILQAAALKLVPDLAKLFMVFMLDRSFSYFRLSGSGASCFAVYKDRRRAEALSKKLKENNRGWWVKKTEILWK; translated from the coding sequence ATGAAACTAACAGCTCATGCTAAAGTCAATTTAATGCTCCATGTGACGGGCAAAGGCGAGGATGGTTATCACTATTTACAGTCCGTCTTTGCGTTTACTCAATTTGGTGACGATATTATTATCGGTCCCGCTATGACAACAACCATAGCCTTTAGCGGAGAATTTGCTAACTTTATTGAGCCAGGCAAAGATTCCATAAGTCAAGCATTGGACTGGTATTTTGATCACTTTAAATTGGCTCCTCGTTCTTATAGGATAGAAGTCACAAAAAATATTCCTGTGGCAGCGGGTCTCGGGGGTGGAACCAGTGATGCAGCGGCTGTCCTCGCTTATTTGTTTCGACACGATTATCCCCAAGCAACGGCGGCCATGTGTTGGGACTTTATCAAAGAAACTGGGGGACTTGGTGCTGATGTACCCGTAAGTTTAGCCTTTCATCTCGGTTTAGGAAAAATATTTTGGGTAGAGGGAAGTGGCCGTGAAGGAAGTTGTCAGCCCTTAAAAGTGAGGGACCTAGCACGACAGTTTGTTTTGGTAAATCCTGGCGTGCCCTTATCGACAGCGGAAGTCTTTGCAAATTTAGAAGGGCGCTTTGATCCCCCGATACAGCCCCCAGAAATTTTGACCCAAGATTTTCTCAGGCATACGCGCAATATTTTACAAGCAGCAGCGTTAAAGCTGGTGCCCGATTTAGCAAAACTATTTATGGTGTTTATGTTGGATCGTTCTTTTAGTTATTTTCGCTTAAGTGGATCTGGGGCGTCTTGCTTTGCTGTTTATAAAGATCGGCGCCGGGCAGAGGCGCTTTCAAAGAAATTAAAAGAGAATAATCGAGGTTGGTGGGTGAAGAAAACAGAGATTTTGTGGAAATAG
- a CDS encoding electron transfer flavoprotein-ubiquinone oxidoreductase produces the protein MSSESMSYDVIVVGGGAAGLAAAIRLKQLDPIVSVCLLEKGSEIGAHILSGNVFEPRALDELFPNWKELGAPLSVAAKEDRFFFLTEKNKYRLPTPPQMHKEGNYVISLGALCRWLADQAIKLGVEIYPGFSAAALVKDESGAVIGVKTGEMGLDKDGNPTSQYQPGMEIFAKQVLLAEGCRGSLSELVIKDYGLRDSENPQTYGIGFKEVWQVDPAKHQLGRIDHAIGWPMDHKTYGGAFIYHAEDNQVFVGYVIGLDYQNPYLSPFEEFQRFKTHPKIRDIFEGGKRIAYGARALNEGGWQAVPKLTFPGGALIGCSAGFMNVPKIKGSHTAMKSGMLAAEGIIEFLKSGQNTYNDLLDQSWIAKELKAVRNIRPGFKWGLIPGLINAAFETYMSRGKSPWTLANHRDNESLIPAVQAQKIEYPKPDGKISFDRLSSVYLCNTSHDENQPIHLKLRKTEIAIKHNYKIYDAPEQRYCPAGVYEIVKAGAEPYLQINAANCIHCKTCDIKDPLQNIQWTTPEGGSGPNYGAM, from the coding sequence ATGTCATCTGAATCAATGTCTTATGATGTTATTGTTGTGGGTGGGGGGGCAGCTGGTCTGGCGGCTGCAATTCGGCTAAAACAATTAGATCCGATTGTATCTGTGTGTTTGTTGGAAAAGGGCTCAGAAATTGGCGCTCATATTCTGTCGGGAAATGTTTTTGAACCGCGGGCGCTCGATGAGTTATTCCCCAATTGGAAAGAGTTAGGAGCACCGTTATCAGTTGCAGCAAAAGAAGACCGTTTTTTCTTTTTGACTGAAAAAAACAAATATCGCTTGCCGACACCTCCTCAAATGCATAAGGAGGGCAATTACGTAATATCCTTGGGGGCCTTATGTCGTTGGTTGGCTGACCAAGCAATAAAGCTTGGGGTTGAAATTTATCCAGGATTTTCAGCGGCTGCTCTTGTTAAAGATGAATCAGGCGCCGTTATTGGTGTTAAAACGGGGGAGATGGGCCTTGATAAAGACGGTAATCCTACCTCTCAATATCAGCCAGGCATGGAAATTTTTGCTAAACAAGTTCTGTTAGCCGAAGGATGTCGGGGATCCTTATCTGAGTTAGTGATTAAGGATTATGGATTGCGGGATTCTGAAAATCCTCAAACCTATGGGATTGGCTTTAAGGAAGTTTGGCAAGTTGATCCGGCAAAGCATCAGTTGGGCCGTATTGATCATGCCATCGGTTGGCCGATGGATCATAAAACTTATGGCGGTGCTTTTATCTACCATGCTGAGGATAACCAAGTTTTTGTAGGCTATGTGATTGGATTAGATTATCAGAATCCGTATTTATCTCCCTTTGAAGAATTTCAACGCTTTAAAACCCATCCGAAAATCCGTGATATTTTTGAAGGGGGCAAGCGGATTGCCTACGGTGCGCGGGCTTTGAATGAGGGGGGATGGCAAGCGGTTCCTAAATTAACTTTCCCCGGCGGGGCCTTAATTGGATGCAGTGCCGGCTTTATGAATGTTCCGAAGATTAAGGGCAGCCATACAGCGATGAAGTCAGGGATGTTAGCTGCCGAAGGAATTATCGAATTTTTAAAGTCAGGACAAAATACTTATAATGATTTATTGGATCAAAGCTGGATTGCTAAGGAATTGAAAGCTGTGCGTAATATTCGGCCTGGCTTTAAATGGGGCTTGATTCCAGGGTTGATTAATGCAGCCTTTGAAACCTATATGAGCCGTGGCAAGTCGCCGTGGACATTGGCGAATCATAGAGATAATGAGAGCTTAATACCAGCAGTGCAAGCTCAGAAAATTGAGTATCCAAAGCCTGATGGGAAAATTTCATTTGATCGTTTAAGTTCGGTTTATTTATGCAATACCAGTCATGATGAAAACCAGCCAATCCACTTAAAGTTGCGTAAAACCGAGATTGCGATCAAGCATAACTATAAAATTTATGATGCGCCGGAACAACGTTATTGTCCAGCTGGGGTTTATGAGATTGTTAAAGCAGGTGCTGAACCGTATTTGCAAATTAACGCTGCCAACTGTATTCATTGCAAAACATGTGATATTAAAGATCCATTGCAAAATATTCAATGGACAACCCCCGAAGGGGGCAGTGGACCAAATTATGGGGCGATGTAA
- a CDS encoding uracil-DNA glycosylase, whose amino-acid sequence MEKRSKNPVTGNISDVLEWYTDIGMTVAIGNAPVNHKQVRPSIHAVTNPMLPAKTGTDPLPKVVASSKQVVNSKAIAAACKTVDELRQAIINFDGCDLKMTATHTVFSDGNPEAKIMIIGEAPGADEDRQGRPFVGLSGQLLDRVLASIHLSRTQNIYISNIISWRPPGNRTPTPHEIALCQPFIERHIELIAPKILILVGGVSAKTLLNTNEGIMKLRGKWHEFKTDTMQNPIKTMATYHPAFLLRSPGQKAAVWKDLLLVQEEMQKIGLA is encoded by the coding sequence ATGGAAAAGCGAAGCAAGAACCCGGTCACTGGGAACATTAGTGATGTTTTAGAATGGTATACTGATATTGGGATGACCGTTGCCATTGGTAACGCGCCGGTCAACCATAAACAAGTACGCCCCTCTATCCATGCGGTAACAAATCCGATGCTGCCAGCAAAAACGGGGACTGACCCTTTGCCTAAAGTAGTGGCATCCTCTAAACAGGTTGTGAATTCAAAAGCCATTGCTGCTGCTTGCAAAACAGTTGATGAACTCCGTCAGGCTATAATAAATTTTGATGGCTGTGACCTAAAAATGACAGCTACCCACACTGTTTTTTCTGATGGCAATCCAGAAGCCAAAATTATGATCATTGGTGAAGCCCCGGGCGCAGATGAGGATCGGCAAGGACGTCCTTTTGTCGGATTATCTGGCCAATTGTTGGATAGAGTCCTGGCAAGCATACACCTCAGCCGCACACAAAATATTTACATTAGCAATATTATTTCTTGGCGCCCGCCAGGCAATCGCACCCCCACCCCCCATGAAATTGCCCTATGCCAACCGTTTATTGAGCGGCATATTGAATTGATCGCCCCCAAAATTTTAATTCTTGTCGGTGGTGTTTCAGCAAAAACGCTCCTTAATACGAACGAAGGAATTATGAAATTACGCGGCAAATGGCATGAGTTTAAGACTGACACCATGCAGAACCCTATTAAAACCATGGCAACCTACCATCCCGCTTTTTTGCTGCGCTCACCTGGACAAAAAGCCGCTGTTTGGAAAGATTTGTTGTTAGTCCAAGAGGAAATGCAAAAAATTGGGCTTGCGTAA
- a CDS encoding patatin-like phospholipase family protein: MINILSISSKMKLISLALICQFIYSPPALANPSTPPRKVVRILSIDGGGIRGMIPALVLKHIESRLLSGRRIADCFDIIAGTSTGGLIALMLTVPNKERRPKYTAHEIAQIYEELGQEVFSQSLWQLIKSGDGWWGAKYSSHALENCLASYLGNACLKEVVTNVIVPAYEIELDKTFFFKSSRAKKEPAQDCLLRDLARATSAAPTYFSPASLIDGTGNRRLTLIDGGMGANNPSLAAAVYAMEIFGMDVDFFIVSIGTGTNYGAVTKNIAREDVEYAGIMGWAPKIISTLMHAVDDITNYEMHYVFNHNKQQHHYFRLQPVLESDHTYLDKADSDNLSALKRAADKVIRDNQTVIDEIVKTLNIRNN; this comes from the coding sequence ATGATTAATATCCTTTCAATTTCTAGCAAGATGAAACTCATTAGTTTGGCATTAATTTGCCAATTTATTTATTCCCCCCCAGCCTTAGCTAATCCGTCCACACCGCCTAGAAAGGTTGTCAGAATTCTTTCAATCGATGGCGGGGGAATTAGAGGTATGATTCCAGCGTTGGTTTTGAAGCATATTGAATCGCGCCTTTTATCAGGCCGCCGCATTGCAGATTGCTTTGACATTATAGCGGGGACGTCAACAGGGGGACTTATTGCCTTAATGTTGACTGTTCCCAATAAAGAAAGAAGACCTAAATACACAGCCCATGAAATTGCTCAGATCTATGAGGAACTGGGGCAGGAAGTATTTTCTCAATCGTTATGGCAGTTAATAAAATCGGGCGATGGATGGTGGGGTGCAAAATATTCCTCTCACGCCTTAGAAAATTGCTTAGCATCTTATCTCGGCAATGCTTGTTTAAAAGAGGTTGTAACTAATGTCATTGTGCCTGCCTATGAAATTGAACTCGATAAAACATTCTTTTTTAAATCATCTCGGGCAAAAAAAGAGCCTGCCCAAGATTGTTTGTTACGGGATTTAGCGCGGGCTACATCCGCGGCTCCAACTTACTTTAGTCCTGCTTCTTTAATCGATGGGACAGGCAACCGTAGACTTACCTTAATAGATGGAGGAATGGGGGCCAATAATCCTTCTCTGGCAGCAGCGGTCTATGCCATGGAGATTTTTGGAATGGATGTGGACTTTTTCATTGTTTCTATAGGAACAGGGACAAACTATGGAGCTGTTACAAAAAATATCGCCAGAGAAGATGTCGAATATGCGGGCATAATGGGTTGGGCTCCCAAAATAATTTCAACATTGATGCATGCGGTCGATGATATTACCAATTACGAAATGCACTATGTCTTTAATCATAATAAGCAACAGCATCATTATTTCCGCTTACAGCCAGTTTTAGAATCGGATCACACTTATCTCGATAAGGCTGATTCCGATAATCTCAGTGCCCTGAAAAGAGCAGCAGACAAAGTGATTAGGGATAATCAAACCGTTATCGATGAAATTGTAAAAACCCTTAATATTCGCAACAATTAG
- a CDS encoding phosphoserine transaminase, giving the protein MPYKPSKIPSSPYFGSGPCKKHPGWKASDLQSALIGRSHRAPEGIAQIQRLLDLTREILAVPQDYTIAIVPGSGTGAVETALWNFLGSRPVDIFAWDVFGKLWVTDAIEQLSLPTVQTFVENFGRLPDLTQYAGSHDCVFTFNGTSGGVMVPHLDWIPDDRQGLTICDATSSAFVIPINDWHKLDITCFSWQKGFGGEAAHGMIIVSPRAMQHLTQFQPSWPIPRLFRLTKAGEIIQSIFEAKTINTPSMLCVEDAIQGLDWAVSIGGKKALWQRVKCNFDVIDKWVTNHPDLEHLAIVPESRSKASICFNLTAAYCGGENPGDLITQITTQLADLGVAYDIKNHFLAPSSFRIWCGPTIETADLSILTKWIDWSLEKMRPATAFTN; this is encoded by the coding sequence ATGCCCTACAAACCCTCAAAAATTCCTAGCTCTCCTTATTTTGGCTCTGGTCCCTGCAAAAAACATCCCGGTTGGAAAGCAAGCGATTTGCAGTCAGCCTTAATCGGTCGCTCTCATCGGGCTCCTGAGGGTATCGCTCAAATTCAACGGCTTTTAGATTTGACGCGAGAAATTCTGGCAGTGCCGCAAGATTATACGATAGCGATTGTGCCGGGGTCTGGAACGGGGGCGGTAGAAACAGCTCTGTGGAATTTTTTAGGGAGTCGGCCGGTTGATATTTTTGCTTGGGACGTTTTTGGTAAGCTGTGGGTGACGGATGCTATCGAACAGCTGTCTCTTCCAACTGTTCAAACATTTGTGGAAAATTTTGGCAGGCTACCTGATTTAACTCAATACGCGGGTAGTCACGACTGCGTTTTTACTTTTAATGGAACTAGCGGCGGGGTCATGGTGCCTCATTTAGATTGGATACCCGATGATCGTCAAGGGTTGACCATTTGTGATGCCACCTCTTCCGCCTTTGTTATTCCGATTAACGATTGGCATAAATTAGATATCACCTGTTTTTCATGGCAAAAAGGATTTGGCGGGGAAGCTGCTCATGGAATGATTATCGTAAGCCCTCGGGCAATGCAACATCTCACTCAATTTCAGCCCAGCTGGCCAATTCCACGCCTCTTCCGATTAACAAAAGCCGGTGAGATTATTCAAAGCATATTTGAAGCAAAAACCATTAACACGCCGTCCATGTTATGTGTGGAAGATGCAATTCAAGGCTTAGACTGGGCAGTTTCTATTGGTGGGAAAAAGGCCTTATGGCAAAGGGTTAAGTGTAATTTTGACGTCATCGATAAATGGGTGACGAATCATCCGGATTTAGAACATTTAGCCATCGTTCCAGAGTCACGGTCAAAGGCGTCAATTTGTTTTAACTTAACAGCAGCCTATTGTGGTGGAGAAAACCCAGGGGACCTTATTACCCAAATCACGACGCAACTCGCTGATTTAGGGGTTGCTTATGATATTAAGAATCATTTTCTAGCACCATCGTCTTTTCGAATATGGTGCGGACCAACCATAGAGACGGCGGATCTCTCTATTCTAACCAAGTGGATCGATTGGAGCTTAGAAAAGATGCGCCCTGCGACCGCTTTTACAAATTAA
- a CDS encoding bifunctional 5,10-methylenetetrahydrofolate dehydrogenase/5,10-methenyltetrahydrofolate cyclohydrolase, with translation MAVILDGKALAAQQKPSLMAKAHDLTLCLGRAPTLAVILVGEDPASQIYVGRKATMCKALGIHSIIHRLASSVTSADLIAVIEGLNDDETVDGILLQLPLPDHLDRYEALQHIDPAKDVDGLHPLNQGYLFQGKPTLVPCTPTGCLQLIKSCCEDLTGVNVTIIGTSVLVGRPLALLLMQQGATVTIANSKTRNLALVTQRSDIIVSATGRAHLITADHVKEGAIVIDVGIVKLNDRLIGDVDFAAVEKKAAFITPVPGGVGPMTIINLMANILKAAEERYHALQTLKNS, from the coding sequence ATGGCTGTTATTCTGGATGGAAAAGCGCTAGCGGCACAGCAAAAGCCTTCTCTTATGGCAAAAGCCCATGACTTAACACTTTGTTTGGGACGGGCGCCCACTCTTGCTGTGATTTTGGTGGGGGAGGATCCGGCAAGCCAAATTTATGTGGGGCGGAAGGCGACCATGTGTAAGGCGTTGGGAATTCACTCTATCATCCACCGCTTGGCGTCATCGGTAACGAGTGCTGATCTGATTGCTGTGATTGAGGGTCTTAATGATGACGAGACTGTCGATGGTATTCTATTACAACTTCCTTTACCTGATCACTTAGATCGATATGAGGCTCTTCAACACATTGATCCAGCCAAGGATGTGGACGGTTTGCATCCCCTCAATCAGGGGTATTTATTCCAGGGAAAACCAACACTTGTTCCCTGTACACCCACTGGCTGTCTTCAGTTAATCAAAAGCTGCTGTGAAGACCTTACAGGCGTCAATGTTACCATCATTGGGACTTCAGTTTTGGTGGGTCGCCCGCTGGCGCTACTGCTGATGCAGCAAGGGGCTACGGTGACGATTGCAAATTCCAAAACGCGCAATTTGGCCTTAGTGACGCAGCGCTCTGATATCATTGTTTCAGCCACGGGGCGCGCCCATCTTATTACTGCTGACCATGTTAAAGAGGGGGCCATCGTCATTGATGTGGGGATTGTTAAATTAAATGACCGATTGATTGGCGATGTCGATTTTGCTGCAGTCGAAAAGAAGGCTGCTTTTATTACGCCAGTTCCGGGTGGAGTCGGACCCATGACGATCATTAACTTAATGGCCAATATATTAAAGGCTGCGGAGGAACGATATCATGCCCTACAAACCCTCAAAAATTCCTAG